One window from the genome of Flavobacterium agricola encodes:
- a CDS encoding glycosyltransferase family 2 protein — MNSQPLVSIIIPTYNREDLILETLESVRRQTYENWECIIVDDGSTDDTMDIVLNYIKKDSRFQVHKRPDFHKPGGNGARNYGFLLSKGEYINFLDSDDLISANKISEQILNLGQDDNTIAICRWKKFVTDVNEDDVIRDYTFYRDYEDSNLIFEDFGVSKSFLVAHCYLVSRAILIKSGLWNEFLNVNQDGEFFTRVILNSKKISFCENTIVYYRATPNSKSKGNSEYKVLHRIISWKLIENYIELAGLHNSSYLNYGKEVLFHSINKKYKNILYSNSSFFYKQIKERQVNRFRAGFIKQTIINSLFNIKNRSK; from the coding sequence ATGAACAGTCAACCCTTGGTTAGTATAATAATTCCAACATATAATCGAGAAGATTTAATACTAGAAACATTAGAAAGTGTTAGAAGACAGACTTATGAAAACTGGGAATGTATAATTGTTGATGATGGTAGTACTGATGACACAATGGATATTGTATTAAATTATATAAAAAAAGACAGTAGATTTCAGGTTCATAAACGTCCAGATTTTCATAAACCAGGGGGAAACGGGGCACGTAATTATGGATTCTTACTTTCAAAAGGGGAGTATATTAATTTTTTAGATAGTGATGATTTAATATCAGCAAATAAAATTAGCGAACAAATTTTAAATTTAGGACAGGATGATAACACAATAGCTATTTGTCGATGGAAAAAGTTTGTGACTGATGTTAATGAAGACGATGTTATTAGAGATTATACTTTTTATAGAGATTATGAAGATTCTAACTTAATCTTTGAGGATTTTGGTGTTTCTAAATCATTTTTGGTAGCCCATTGCTATCTTGTTTCTAGAGCTATACTTATAAAATCAGGTTTATGGAATGAATTTTTAAACGTGAATCAAGATGGTGAATTTTTTACTCGTGTTATATTAAATTCAAAAAAAATATCTTTTTGTGAAAATACAATTGTATATTATAGAGCAACTCCTAATTCAAAAAGTAAAGGTAATTCAGAATATAAGGTTTTACATAGAATTATCTCATGGAAATTGATTGAAAATTATATAGAATTAGCTGGGCTACATAACTCATCTTATTTAAATTATGGTAAGGAAGTGCTGTTTCATTCTATAAATAAAAAATATAAAAATATATTATATAGCAATAGTTCTTTTTTTTATAAACAGATAAAAGAGAGGCAGGTCAATCGATTTAGAGCAGGGTTTATAAAACAAACAATTATAAATAGTCTTTTTAATATTAAAAATAGGAGTAAATGA
- a CDS encoding acetyltransferase, which yields MLIVGAKGFAKEVLEVCHQNNDLHNLVFYDDVNKDVGNILFNRFPVLKNLSEAENYFKTIDTRFTIGIGNPNLRNELAIKFKKIGGTFSTIVANTASIGSFDVEICEGCNIMQKVVITNSVKLGIGVLVNQLTSIGHDVIIGDFVEVCPSVSISGNCVVGSNSFIGTSAVVLPNIKIGKNVTIGAGAVVTKDIPDNCVAIGIPAKILIK from the coding sequence ATGTTAATAGTAGGTGCAAAAGGATTTGCAAAAGAAGTTTTAGAAGTATGTCACCAAAATAATGATTTACATAACTTGGTGTTTTATGATGATGTAAATAAAGATGTTGGAAATATTTTGTTTAATAGATTTCCGGTTTTAAAAAATCTATCAGAAGCAGAGAATTATTTTAAAACTATTGATACAAGGTTTACAATAGGAATTGGGAATCCAAATTTACGTAATGAATTAGCTATAAAATTTAAAAAAATAGGAGGAACATTTAGCACTATTGTTGCTAATACTGCTTCTATTGGAAGTTTTGATGTTGAAATTTGCGAAGGGTGTAATATTATGCAAAAAGTTGTGATTACAAATAGCGTTAAACTTGGAATTGGAGTTCTTGTAAATCAATTGACATCAATTGGGCATGATGTGATTATTGGAGATTTTGTTGAGGTTTGCCCAAGTGTTTCTATTTCAGGTAATTGTGTTGTAGGTTCAAATTCATTTATTGGCACAAGTGCTGTGGTTTTACCAAATATTAAAATTGGCAAAAATGTTACAATAGGAGCTGGTGCTGTTGTTACTAAAGATATTCCTGATAATTGTGTTGCTATAGGAATTCCTGCTAAAATTTTGATAAAATAA
- a CDS encoding DegT/DnrJ/EryC1/StrS family aminotransferase: protein MIPVTKPFLPPQEEFQKYLNGIWQRQWLTNMGPLASQLEMELKDYLKVKHLLFVTNGTIAIQMALKALDIAGEVITTPFSFVATTSTIVWEGCTPVFVDIDPKSLNIDASKIEAAITPKTQAILATHVYGNPCDVEAIAIIAKKHNLKVIYDGAHAFGVEVNGKSVFEYGDVSTCSLHATKLFHSTEGGLIITKDANLLAKLAKIRNFGIAGFESFSQLGINGKNSEFHAAMGLANLKYIKQIVEKRLMLTACYEQNLTSFKARRPLWHKASQNNGAYFALVLESESLLLKVKQALDTSEIFTRRYFYPSLASSLPYVDSVVMPETDAIAKRVLCLPLFYELTEEEVKMICRLLLRIQNN, encoded by the coding sequence ATGATTCCAGTTACTAAACCTTTTCTTCCTCCTCAAGAAGAATTTCAAAAATATTTAAATGGGATTTGGCAGCGCCAATGGTTAACGAATATGGGACCATTAGCAAGCCAGTTAGAAATGGAACTTAAAGATTATTTAAAAGTAAAGCATTTACTTTTTGTTACCAATGGTACCATTGCTATACAAATGGCTTTAAAGGCATTAGATATTGCTGGAGAAGTTATAACAACCCCTTTTTCTTTTGTAGCCACAACCAGTACCATTGTTTGGGAAGGATGTACTCCTGTTTTTGTTGATATAGATCCGAAAAGCTTAAATATTGATGCATCTAAAATTGAAGCCGCTATTACACCAAAAACCCAAGCGATTTTAGCTACACATGTTTACGGAAATCCGTGCGATGTTGAAGCTATTGCTATTATTGCAAAAAAACATAATTTAAAAGTAATCTATGATGGTGCTCATGCTTTTGGAGTAGAAGTAAACGGAAAATCTGTGTTTGAATATGGAGATGTTTCTACCTGTTCTTTGCACGCTACAAAATTATTTCATAGTACCGAAGGCGGTTTAATAATTACCAAAGATGCAAATTTGTTAGCTAAATTGGCTAAAATTAGAAATTTTGGAATAGCGGGCTTTGAATCTTTTTCTCAACTAGGGATTAATGGAAAAAACTCTGAATTTCATGCAGCCATGGGGCTAGCCAACCTAAAATATATAAAACAAATTGTTGAAAAAAGATTAATGTTAACTGCTTGTTACGAGCAAAATTTGACAAGTTTTAAAGCCCGTAGGCCATTATGGCATAAAGCATCTCAAAACAACGGAGCTTATTTTGCATTGGTTTTAGAAAGCGAGTCACTATTGCTTAAAGTAAAACAAGCGTTAGATACCTCCGAAATTTTTACTCGTCGTTATTTTTATCCTTCATTGGCATCTAGCTTGCCTTATGTTGATTCTGTAGTAATGCCTGAAACTGATGCAATTGCTAAACGCGTATTATGTTTACCTTTATTTTATGAGCTGACAGAAGAAGAGGTTAAAATGATTTGTAGATTATTATTACGAATACAAAATAATTAA
- a CDS encoding ABC transporter ATP-binding protein, with product MNFLKNYIRTNFSNFTFFYSILKARIFIVIVLSILTGILDSIGLTMFLPLLQLADGGNQIDLGNLSFITDFLTYCNIKLTISKALVFLLLVFLVKGFVVYKTNVYKLLSQHLLAEKIRLKIVEQFSTFQYKQFVKTDIGKIQNIFLSEIARLTATFSNYISMIQGIIMITIYLIFSFMVDWQFALLVCLGGVFSDFVFKRINKLTKEKSKDISSINNRFANALIQYVNNFKYLKATGKIQDYKERVKNAIADMHQVNIAMGVLNAKVSSFREPLLIGIVVCVILLQIRLFSASISDILISLLFFYRALTSIVTVQNNYNNAIANQGAIDNIQSFFKELDSASEAISNNLFHGFNTAIQLKNIFFNYDDVNVLQNVTIEIPKNQSIALVGESGSGKTTLVNILTQLLPCEQGEFTIDGVDIRDYNAFTYQKYIGYISQESTIFNDTIYNNVTFWAPKTPENIKNFKDALKRAAIFDFVWSLKKKEETLLGNNGINLSGGQRQRISIARELFKDVQILIFDEATSALDSETEQEIQKSIDELKGQLTLVSIAHRLATIKNADVIYVLDKGQVVEYGSFDDLAKSSVRFKKMVELQEI from the coding sequence ATGAATTTTTTAAAAAATTATATACGTACCAATTTTTCCAACTTTACTTTTTTTTATAGCATTCTTAAGGCAAGAATTTTTATAGTAATTGTATTAAGTATTTTAACCGGAATTTTAGATTCGATCGGTTTAACCATGTTTTTACCTTTATTGCAATTAGCAGATGGAGGTAACCAAATTGATTTAGGTAATTTGAGTTTTATAACTGATTTTTTAACTTATTGCAATATAAAACTAACCATTTCTAAAGCTTTAGTATTTTTATTACTTGTTTTTCTTGTTAAAGGATTTGTGGTTTATAAAACCAATGTGTATAAACTATTGTCTCAACATTTGTTAGCTGAAAAAATACGTTTAAAAATTGTGGAACAATTTTCCACTTTTCAATACAAGCAATTTGTAAAAACAGATATTGGTAAAATTCAAAATATTTTTTTAAGTGAAATTGCACGTTTAACAGCAACTTTTTCAAATTATATCTCAATGATTCAGGGAATTATCATGATAACTATTTATCTGATTTTTTCGTTTATGGTTGATTGGCAATTTGCATTATTGGTTTGCTTAGGTGGTGTTTTTTCAGATTTTGTATTTAAACGCATTAACAAATTAACAAAAGAAAAATCTAAAGATATTTCTTCGATAAACAATCGTTTTGCAAATGCTTTAATACAATATGTAAATAATTTTAAATATTTAAAAGCTACTGGTAAAATACAAGATTATAAAGAACGCGTTAAAAATGCAATTGCCGATATGCATCAAGTAAACATTGCTATGGGCGTTTTAAATGCTAAAGTAAGTTCGTTTAGAGAACCTTTATTAATTGGTATTGTTGTTTGTGTTATTTTGTTGCAAATCAGATTGTTTAGTGCATCTATTTCTGATATTTTGATTAGTTTATTGTTTTTTTATAGAGCTTTAACTTCTATCGTTACTGTTCAAAATAACTATAACAATGCTATAGCAAACCAAGGCGCAATTGATAATATTCAAAGTTTTTTTAAAGAATTAGACAGTGCTTCTGAAGCCATTTCCAACAACCTGTTTCATGGATTTAATACTGCTATTCAGTTAAAAAATATTTTTTTTAACTACGATGATGTGAATGTTTTACAAAATGTAACAATTGAAATTCCTAAAAATCAATCTATAGCATTAGTAGGAGAGAGTGGAAGTGGTAAAACAACTTTGGTTAATATTTTAACGCAGTTGTTACCTTGCGAACAAGGTGAGTTTACTATTGACGGGGTTGATATTCGAGATTATAATGCGTTTACTTATCAAAAATATATTGGCTATATTTCTCAGGAATCTACTATTTTTAATGATACCATTTATAACAATGTTACATTTTGGGCACCTAAAACACCAGAAAACATAAAGAATTTTAAAGATGCCCTTAAACGAGCTGCTATTTTTGACTTTGTTTGGAGCTTAAAAAAGAAGGAAGAAACTTTATTAGGAAATAACGGAATAAATTTATCTGGTGGGCAACGTCAGCGAATTTCTATTGCTCGAGAATTGTTTAAAGATGTACAAATATTGATTTTTGACGAGGCAACATCGGCATTAGATTCTGAAACCGAACAAGAAATACAAAAAAGTATTGATGAACTTAAAGGACAATTAACCCTTGTGTCTATAGCGCACCGATTAGCCACTATAAAAAATGCAGATGTAATTTATGTATTAGATAAAGGACAAGTTGTTGAATATGGAAGCTTCGATGATTTAGCTAAATCATCTGTCCGGTTTAAAAAAATGGTTGAACTTCAAGAAATTTAA